One genomic window of Conger conger chromosome 9, fConCon1.1, whole genome shotgun sequence includes the following:
- the LOC133136519 gene encoding corticoliberin-like: MKLAFLVFTVVLLVTVLPRYECRPIENSGIVQVASSDPQSDLQKQSLPILLRLGEEYFFRLGSANQNPQVFMPPDASSTDVKRALQLQLTQRLLRGKVGNIRRFVSSNADQLEDSMERGKRTDDPPISLDLTFHLLREVLEMARAEQLAQQAHSNRKMMDIFGK; this comes from the coding sequence ATGAAGCTAGCATTCCTGGTCTTCACCGTCGTACTGCTCGTTACCGTCCTACCTCGTTACGAATGTAGACCTATCGAAAACTCCGGCATTGTTCAGGTAGCTTCTTCAGATCCACAGTCTGATCTACAGAAGCAATCTCTTCCCATTCTTTTGCGACTAGGAGAGGAGTACTTCTTTCGGCTCGGCAGCGCGAACCAGAACCCCCAAGTGTTCATGCCCCCAGACGCGTCCTCGACAGATGTCAAAAGGGCGCTGCAGCTACAGCTCACCCAACGTCTGTTGCGAGGAAAAGTTGGCAACATCCGACGGTTCGTGAGCAGCAATGCTGACCAGCTCGAGGACtcgatggaaagaggaaagcgGACCGACGACCCCCCAATTTCACTGGACCTGACGTTCCATTTACTTCGAGAAGTACTAGAAATGGCTCGAGCTGAACAGTTAGCTCAACAAGCACATAGCAACCGAAAAATGATGGACATCTTCGGCAAATAA